AGTCATGCTAAACAAATGGATGAGCAGATGGTAAATGGGCCTATCACAGGTCTATACATGTATAATcaatatttaattaaattattggATCTAACACATATACAAATCACTGGTATGTTTTATGAGAAATAGCATTAAAATCAACATATTGACTGTGCTGCTAATATTTTTGCTAAAAGGAGTTTTTACAGTGAGATACTCAAAGGACAACAGGGGGCCCGGAGCCCAAATTTCCAGTATTACTTCAAGGAAAAAAAGTCACAGGAAACACATGAAGTGCCTGTGTGCTGTTTGACTCGAGGTTACAATGTAGAACAGCGAAGACTGAGGCTTTACTGCTGGCACCCCCCCACCAAGTCCTCTATGACATCATCACATGAAATATGACCAACAACATCAGGGTTGATACTCATTACAGCCAGACTGCTGAGGCGTTCCTGACACATTGTAGACCTTAGGTAGGTTTTGATGAGCTTTGATTTTGAAAAGCTCTCTACTGAAGCTACTGTGACTGGTAGAGTTACAACAATCCAGAGAGCAACCCACAGGTTTGGATAAATTCCAGGGAACTGCTTTGCTTGTATGAATTTCAGCAACTCCAAAGCCGTCATGGTCTGTGATGGCAAGTCAGGTAGATTTTTCAACTCCTGAGCAAGCTCCCTGCCATCCAAATCAGACTGTCCTCCACAGCTCAAAGCATGCCCAAGTGCCTCTGCTTGCTCTATCATCTCCTGGTGAGGTAGGCTTTGGAAGTTGGACAGAATACCAAACTTCTTCTCGACATCACCAAGAGTCTGGAATCTCTCCTTCACAGCAAATATGGCAGAATCAACAACCATGTTAAAGAAGTTCACCTCAAGATTCTTAAGGGCATTATGTACTGGCTCATCAGGAGACTCGTAGGAAGACAGTCTGTCTGTAGACCTCAGCCCCTTTTGTGTAAGGACTTCCTCCACATTCATTTCTTCACACAGGTCCTTGGCTGAGCTTTGTGCAGCCACAAAGCCCGTGGCTCTGTAACTCTGCAGAGCAACTTCAGCATGGCTCAGCAGATTGACCGCTACACTCACCTGCATTGTTTCAGACTGAAGGACTTTGTTCAAATGTTGTATTTCATTCAAGATGTCATACCAGATAACTGTGCAAAGCAAGAAGCGGAATGAGCCCACCTCCTCCGCCAAGAACTGGGCCTCAACCTTCACGACTGGGTCTTTGGTCTGGCTTCTCACCTCAAGCAGTGCCTCTCTCACACCCGACACTTCATATCGGAGGGGTTTCAAAGCCTCCACTCGGTTCTCCCATCTTGTCTCAGACCACATTTTCAGAGTAATAGTCACATGTGTTGTAAGGATGGCCCATCTATGCCTAGAGCCAGAAAACAGCGAATAGAGGACTATGGTCATGAGAATTAAGcagagttgttgcatttttCCAATCTGTCAGGCCATTTACTAAATGAATGCTCTTGGTGGAGAAAAGTTTGCAAGAGAAACAAAACAGACTGTTGTTTTTATATGAGTAGATTAACCAGTTTCTTTTGACCTTTTCGCAATTTTTTAAGGTTCTGAAGAAGTACAGGTGTTGGCAACTTCTCGCACCATCTCTCTTTGGAAACACAAAATCAGGTGGTACCTGAtacggtcctcacaatgtcTGTCAGAGGTGAAGGCCAGTCAGCAGGATCAGCTGGACACAGTTCATCTGTTTCCATCTCAACAGGGAAGGCAGAGGAGGAAATCTCTGATGCTTCTGCAGggcatataaatatttaatcaaTACTTTTACAAGAGCAAGTCACAGAAAAAGATGTGTTGTTCCTTCAAGTGATTCCACAATATACAAAACATGCAATTCAGCCAATGAATGTATGTTTTATAATATACACTATTTTCATTGATATTAACATTATTTACCGACTAAAATGTCTCAATGTTGCTCACCTGAACAAACAGGGACACGTGAGGACGATGTGCTTGGCACTTCATCGGTTGTTGAGCTTGACACTAGATATTTTAAAATTGCCTCTGAAAGTAAATGAATCACAGTACTATAAAATACACGTAAATGGTTTCCCCAGTTTATTGTAATTTTACTGAGCTGTCATTGGTTACTGCAGAATGATGATGACAGTACACATACTTGATtaaaatatcagttttttttttttaatcgctgTTTGCTTTTATTTGAGAGGTGCACCTGATTTAAAGCATTCTACAATAGTGAAAAAATGAAATAGTTTTACGATGTCATAATTAAACATGATGTCTTGACACAAGGCCACACAAGCTGGGTTTGCTCTGATAAATTCACGAAAAATTCACTTTACATTACAAATTCTTGGACAGAGTATCATTAGACACCTACTTGCCAAAAGTGAGAATAAATGTGATGGAGTTTCTGCCAGATTCCGCACCTTGAAAATTActcggggtgtggggggggggggggggggctgcagctgATGTTTCGAACTTGcaatggaaattaaaaataaagtagCCCTCCATGGCGCGGTGGAAGTTataaaataaaggaaatgaaAAAGGAAAATATAGTACTGAAATAACATTACACTGGGATCTTCAGTATCTCTGTAACAGACTGACTGAGAATATCTTTCACATTTCATCTCATCCAGTATTAGCCTGGGCAGTAATATATTCACTGACTACCTCAGGCACTGTTTACATTCATACCTTTCTGCTGCTGATTTGAATTTGACTTATATGATTCACACTCTGCTGTTATCATTTGCACAACTGCCTTATTTAGTTtagttttatttgtcatatgCAAGTTAGCACAGGATCAACATTACAATGAAATGTGattgacaagaatcaacaaGTCTCTCAGCAATATACTATAAAGAAGTACTGGGGGGGGGAAGACAGCATTATTGCACATGAAATAAAGTGACAAGAGTGAGCAGCAGTACAATTGTCAGCGATTTAAGGTGGCAGTATTGCACAGAGTAAGAGTTTTTtactattttttaaaataataaaaatgaaaataaagtgcAAAGTGTACCTGAGTCTGTATTGTATAGTACAGTTTGTATGTGCATCCAGTgaagtgtggtgtgtgtgtgtgtgtgtaaatgttgTAGTTGACGTGTCGAATGGCTTGATGATAAAAACAATTTATTAGTCTTGTAGTCCCAGCAGACAGACTCCTGTATCGTCTGCCAGATGGTAACAAGGAGAACAGCTGTCGTGCAGGATGGCTGTGGTCCTTGATGATGCTGTGTGCTTTACGGAGGCACCGCTGGAGATAAATGTCCTGAATAGCAGGAAGACTCATGCCTGTGATGCCAGTGAACAATTGTGTGTGACAtcgtgtgtcaacaatgactaaTCACTTCACTTTAATATTGTGGTTTCTACAAGTCTTCAAATCTTCTGCCAGAGGTTGTACAATGGCTTTTTCAGGCGCTTTAAGCACCCAGAATTCTGTTAAACTTCAGCTACATTCCCAAGAGTCCATATTCATAGTACCAGATATTTATCCTATAAAATCTAAAGGATCTACTTCAAGTATTTTTCTAGATATTGTCGCTTTAAATCAGCCTCTCGATACATGATGCTACAAATGGCCAAAAAAAACACCCCTAAAATTCGGAGAGTAAAGATTTGACGTTTTGTACTTTTCCTATTAGACATTTCTGTactcaggactgccccctgctgtgatGTACCGAGCAGTGCAGGGCATGGATGATGAACCGGCCAAAAGTTAAACAgaagaggaaaaacaaaaatggatTAGATTTGACTGAGCATGACCACATAGCACATTATAATCACAGCTTACCAATATAAAAGAAATTATAAGTGAATAAGAAGCAAAGCACCTGACCCCTGATAAACAATGCTGTCAGAGCACTTCCCAGGAAACGTTGTTGTGTCTCAAAGTCCAGGTACACAGGCATACGGAAAGCTGACATAACGTGGTATTCCAACATCTCTTATCAGGACAGACGTCTTTTCCTCCTCTGGGATAACAGCCAAGGCCTCGTATTGATTGGTTTATGTGGTGTAAAACACTGAGATGTTTCGCCATTAAGTTGAGAGATACTTTTCTCTACAACTGGAAGATCGGATCGCGAAGGCTTTAACATGCCGAAAATTCcacttcattttcaattttatCAAGAATGTTCAGGTCAAGCTTAGTAAAAAGTAATATTGCGTACCTTCGGTTAAGTCCTAAATTAAAGCAAACCTTCACACGATTCGATGACAACGACAAAGTATTTTGTGAAAGATTTATTGATAAAGGAAAAACTCCAGTTCCACCTGACTCCCCAAAATTATGCGAAACATGACGTAATGTCGTGCATTAATGCACATGCGCGCTGCAAACTGATTAGCAGTATTTTTTTTCAACAGCATTAAATCGTCATCGTATTGTTTTTGCCAGCATCTTCTGGCGCTTTGACGCGTCTTGGTAGCCATTGGCTAAAACCTCAGTCTGTCAAATAGTTCACCAAATTCGATTGGCAGGCTCGACACCGCCAAGATTGTACACTGAATTTATTTGACTAATCCGGACTTTGGACTTGCTACCATAGGTCAGTTACTAGGTTAGGATTCTCTCGACCGACTTCCTATTGGTTTTTGTCGaccgatttttttttattgggtaCCGAAACCGGAAATGATAAGCGAACAAGCTCCACTGAGCCAGGAGCCCTCCCCCGCCCCTCTGTCGCAGCTTCCTGGTTCCGCCCCGCGCTTCACCTTTCCTGGTTTCCCGCTTCTGCGCAGCAGGGCCCGGCCTACACTGCCTCCCCCTCCCCGCTCTCTCAGCGAGCCCATCATGTCGGAATACAGTTCGGTACCGCCACCCGGGGCCGGAGCGCCTCTTGGCGCAGGCGGTGGCGGCCTCAAGAAGGACGCGTTCGCGGACGCCGTACAGCGCGCCCGCCAGGTGAGAGACCCCGGCTGCAGACGACTACGCGTGGGGAAGGCGGAGCGGCGCCGTTGTAGCATCCGGAGATCAATGGGGACAGCGTGGGTCCCGCCGCCTCCGGGCCGCGGCTATAGCTCAGAGCGGCCAGATTGGCGCGGTTACGCGGGAAAATGAGCACGCCGGCGAACGTGGACCCGTGCTGCCGCACCGACGGGCCTCCACCGCCCAGCGCTGGTCTCTCCGCTACTGGCTCCTTGGCCGAGTGCCTCCCGCGCACTTCGTGCTTACCGAGGTGTTGGTAGTTTTGTTTAAGTGGGACGATCTACTGGCCCTTCGCTCGCTTGCGGGCGGCTGGCAGCGAGCCGCGGCCTGCGCTTGTCCCGGCATGTTCGCAAGGACGACTCATGAGTATGAAGGCTTTTATGAAGGGGAGCCCGTGCGTGGCGCTTTAAAAGCTGCTGAACCGCGTCTCGGTTGCGGGTCCACGCTGGTAGGTCTCGGTGTCACGTGTGTTCGGGCCTGGTATATAATCACGTTTCTCCCAAATATATGGCGCTAGTGCCGCTTTTGACGCATCGGGAGGCCGGGCTGCTCTTCTGCCGGTCCGAGGCACCTGCGCTTCGTTAACCCCACAAGCGCTGTCTATTTATACTGAATGAACCGGTTGCTTAGAATGGTTCTTGATCCCGGGCGGGAGGCTCGGCGGTTCCTGGACCAGCTTCCGAGAGCTCTGTTGCCCCACATCTCGTTGTGACTCTCGCCTTTCCTCCCGTGTTCCCAGATCGCAGCGAAAATCGGCGGGGATACTGCCGGAGCGCCGCTGAACAGCAGCAGTGGAGGCGGCGGCGGCGCCACCGAGAGCTTCCCGTTCGCCCCTCAGAAACGCCAGCTGGAGGATGCAGGTATGCGCGCCATGCCCGCCGCGTTGCGTCTGTCGAGGCAGCAGTAGGGGTTTAAGAGCCCGCAGCCCTGGGGGGGGATGTATCGCAGCACTTTCTAGCAGAGAACCATCTGTCCCGAAGGCGGCTGGACCAAACGCAGACGGCTCTAATTCTCAGATTCTGCCGTAGGTGGTGTGTGTGCTCtgtccctttccagtgtgtacCCGCAGTATATCTCTGTGGTCTCATAATGGCCGCCTTTACTAACAGGAACTTATGTCTTTTGTTTCCTTCAGAGCAGCCAGACAGCAAGAAAATGGCTCCCCAGATTGACCGGGACTCCTCCTCCTTGTGTAAATATCTTCTCCATACCCTGTACCCATGTACAGACTTTTTCCTGTGTATCGCCCCATGTCAGTAACTGGACCCGTGTCCCCTCTGTCCCCTTTCAGCTATCGGAGCCCAGTTGGCCGCCATGTCTCAGAGGTAGGATCCCAGCCCTCCTGCTAGTGCTTCATCTTACATCCCTGACTCCCCCGGCCTGCTGTGAGCGTGATTACAGGCCTGCTGTGCCTGATGTCGGAGCCACGCTTCTCATTTGTTTTGCTTCGTCTCTCCTCACAGGCCGGCCACCCTGACAGAGGAGCACAAAGTGCCGGACAGCATGGTCGGCCTGAGTGAGTAAAGCACGAGTACACCATGAGTACAGTACTCGCACTGGCTTGCCATGTCATCCTTTTCTGTCTGACTGCTGGTTGTTTTTGTCTGGTTTCATTAAATCCAAAGTAGATTTTTAGAATTTGCAGTGtaatcaccaccccccccccttgctgggTGTCCTGTTGTGGCTTTAGCGCCATGAGCTGTGCTTTGTGGCGCCATGAGCTGTGCTTTGTGGCGCCATGAGCTGTGCTTTGTGGCGCCATGAGCTGTGCTTTGTGGCGCCATGAGCTGTGCTTTGTGGCGCCATGAGCTGTGCTTTGTGGCGCCATGAGCTGTGCTTTGTGGCGCCATGAGCTGTGTTAGTTGCCTTGGGAGGGGCTCGTGACATGAACACCCTGTCTTATCTGCCCTTTCCTCAGTCATCGGCCGGGGAGGCGAGCAGATTAACAAGATTCAGCAGGATTCCGGCTGCAAGGTCCAGATCGCCCCAGGTGGGTCCAGTCTGCCCGGCCTCGGGGGTGCGGTGCTTCTAAGTTGGTTCTTTTATGTGATGATGCCTCGCTCTGCTGAGTTGTGAGGGTGTTAGCATGCAGCTAACCTCTCGCCCCTGTTCCCAGAAAGCGGAGGTCTTCCGGAAAGAAGCGTCGCGCTCACGGGGTCACCTGATGCCATAGAGTAAGTACCGTGCTGTGTCCCGTGCCTGCGGCCCCCTTCCGGAGCCTCTGTGCCATTTCCAACGGTCTTGGCCCGACCCGCAGGAAAGCCAAGATGCTCCTGGACGAGATCGTGTCGCGGGGGAGGGGCACACCCCCCTCTGCCTTCTACGAATCGACCAACGGCCAGAGTGGCTCCATGCAGGAGATGATGATCCCGGCCGGCAAGGCGGGGCTGATCATCGGCAAGGGCGGGGAGACCATCAAGCAACTGCAGGTAGGCCTCTGGCCTTCGACGTTAACGGGCTGTCAGTCAGTGAGGGACTCCTTGTAGGTTCCTGCCTCTATTTTCTGGGGTCTGTTGACCTGAATAAGGGAAACCCATTCATTTAATCCActgtttctcagcccagtcctgTGGAACCCACAGGCTGTCCACGTTTTTCTCGCTCCCCAGTTCCAGCATACCTGGAGCAATCAGTCAGGAATGAATCAGACAATCAAGAACCCAGAAACCTGGTAGAGAGGTGTTGGGTCCTGAGGGGGAACAAAGGTGTGGCGTGTTAGGGTGGGGCTGAGCAATATGACCTCGAATCAGTGTCActgttaaccctctggggtccactgcatcgtcggcgatgccgcgtatcgttcttgtgtatttcagttcataactcgctgaaatcttattgtggaaacatgaaaaacacgctgactaaatccgtaatctgtctttttaaaacgtcaattgtcggaagttttaaagtttttaaaatgaggTTAAATTGGCAAAAAAGCCAACCATTTCACATGtcattgttttacctgcatcgggggggattgggggggtgtagcaccgccctcacctgaagatcactaTTCGCATTATAAATGGCTGCATTTCCACGTATTTATAtcacattcgcatggtaattagatgaacagcgcagcggtgaaacgcgatccagatacatccccatcagcgccataaaaggggggggggtgtggccaggtgtgaatggctcattcatacacatgagagctcctacatattcaatggaaggagccagaaatagtgacatgagttcggtttttcttatttatttatccaactgaatgttgcaactacaccatttagtcatcttcatgtagccaagactttggtgatcagatatctgggatcagaacaaactgccaccattgcttactatgtacttttataatgtttctgcaagtgttccaaagtgcattttgcaatgtctgtactttgatgtcaaattacaaacttcacataaatctgacatatttacaaagtacactaagattaagatgagtttaataccaaaacaaatatataagaaataatttgtttgccatgaattaagtttatgatattgaattatATATGTgcccatgccccagtcagtgaaagtgtgttccgtacccctagaccccagagggttaattgAACTTTTTACTTCAGTTACGATTAATGaacaattattttgtttttgggtTTGTTTTTTGCCCTCATAATTCACTGATGAGGATTTTTACAGCACAAACCTTAACGCTTACAGCTGGGATTGTTTTTTCTAATGAGTGCATATCTTTGTGATTTTAAAATGGAccttcctctacttacgaaggTTACGTTCCGAACAGcagttcgtaacttgaaatgttcataaaTTGTTactcaacatcattttaagggtacatGCAAGTacgaagaactaggatgctgggagtacgcacgctacgctgctgcgcggcgggagtagcaggcagaagtcgtactgggcggaattggCTTGAGGAGAAAAATTGATTTTactgacaggaaacgggagcccaatgaacacaatttgggcttacagtcctctttgtatgtatgaaagttcgtaagttgaaagtttgtaagtagaggagcgtttgtaattgaaaacacacacagattaactgTGGTTATTTATTGAATTTCAAACAACTGAAATCAAAGCACACATTgcttgaaatgaaaatgttttatgGAAAAGGTTACATTTTAGTTGTAAAATGTGTAGTTTGTATAAAGCAAATTCCCTAAAAAAGTAACCAGCTTGCATTTCTTGCAAACATATATTGCTATTTGAAGAGTAGAAAATAACTTGAATCTCTTGTGAGATGCCAGTAAATCCTTTTCATGTTGTGTAGCATTTGTACGTGCTTGTTATCGACAACTGCCCTGTGGAGGCACTTGTTGCTGGACGATTGTCTTTTTTTTGGACGATTGCACTGTTCATGTTCGGTGACATGATTGTGCTCCGGGTGATGAAACAGACCGGTGTTGCCATTGGCCGCTGAGACTCTTTTCTTGCAGTGTTTAAATTTGACTACTTTTTGTTTAGTGTCGTCTTCACTAAAGTCGCGTGTCCAACAGAACGACACGGCATTTTTCTTTGGTACGAGCAATTCGAGTTGCTCAGTCGGCTCGGTGTCTGAGTTCTCCTCCACTTTGCTTCCGTGCTGCAGATTGGATGGGGCGGAGTCACATGACAGCACATGTGGTTGTATGTTTTTAAGGAGACAGTACATGAACACACACTGGGGAAAGTATTAatagaattaaaaaaatatatatatatcgaaGTGACTGATATGGGCAAGATTATGTTGATTAGAGGTTCTGAGTTTTGgaattttgttttgattcattttctaataattgcagagccctgaACTGGGGGTCCTGGAGGACtgtgttgggaaacactgttttaaCCAAACACTGATCAGAGGTTTTCACTCTAAACACCCCTGAGCTTTGGCTTATGGGCTCCAGCCTGGATTCTGATCCCTTCCCGCTTTTCAGGAGCGCGCTGGTGTGAAAATGATTCTCATCCAGGATGGGTCTCAGGGACCCAATGTGGACAAGCCCTTGCGGATCATCGGGGAGCCATACAAGATCCAGGTAATGCAGCTCGGGGCGGGGGGACTGACAGCACTGCGCCCCACCCACCTGCTGCTGGCTCACATAACCCCCTCCCCACATAACACGCTCCTCCCGTGTGCACAGCAAGCCCGGGAGCTGGTCCAAGAGATTCTGCGGGAGAGGGACCACTCTGGCTTTGGGGACAGGAACGAGTACGGCTCACGCATGGGTGGCGGGGGCGGCATGGACGTGAGTGTGCCGCCGttctgtgtctgcgtgtgagagtgtgtcAGTGTTACAGCTCGCTGAGGTTAGAGGGGCAGTGAGTGAGTGTTTCCACCATGTGTGGTCAGTAGCCCTCCATCCCCCCACTGGCCAACATGCCCTCTCTCCTCCCTCATTCCTGTAccttctctccttccctctTTTTCCCTCCCTAccttcctctcctcctctccctctttCTTCCCCCTGCTCTCACTCcctttctccctccctctctctcccatccACCCTCCCTCTTCATCCCTCTTTCTGcctccccctctccctcccgCTGACCGCACTCCTCACCCCAGCCTTCTGCTCTACCCAGATTCCTGTCCCTCGGCACTCAGTGGGAGTTGTGATCGGCCGCAATGGCGAGATGATCAAGAAGATCCAGAATGATGCCGGAGTCAGGATACAGTTCAAACCAGGTACCTGCTACAGTAGCCCGTATAAAACAGTGATGCTTTGCAGAATGAAGCTGCTTCATAAAGCACTGCAGTCTCTGTATGGCTGGTGATTCAAAACCGAACTGTCAGAATGGACCCTTTCTTCGCGTCTTTAAAGGCGTCGTTAGCCCGCTTCGATCGGCCAGGCCGACGCCTCTCACCCCTCCTATTGCTGTTCCAGACGACGGCCAGGGGCCAGACAAGGTGGCACACATCATGGGCCCCCCGGATCGATGCGAGCACGCCGCCAGTATCATCAACGACCTGGTGCAGAGCATCCGGGTTCGAGAGGAGGGCCAGGGGGTGGGTCTTTGTGGAGGTGGGGCCAACAAGCTGCTCCCCTTTCACTTTTAATCATTCAGCACTTTAGGGACAATTGTTGGGTAAGACGCTATATAGCCAGCATGGCTTAGCAGAGACAGTGGTGTCCCAGAATTCCTTGCTGGGTGTGTTTCCCCCACTGCATTATGGGATAGATGATAGTTAGTATATTAAATGGAGGGAAATTTTTTACATCGGTGTACCTACGCAGCAGTGTTCAGTGCTGCTGATTATGTTGGATCTCATCATGTCCTCCTGTGCTCCACAGGGCCCCCCCGGGCCTCCGGGTGCAGGAATGCCCCCAGGGGGCAGGGGTTGGGGACGTGGCCAAGGCAATTGGGGGCCCCCCGGCGGGGAGGTCACCTTCTCCATCCCCAGCCACAAGTGCGGCCTGGTCATCGGACGGGGGGGGCGAGAATGTGAAGGCCATCAACCAGCAGACGGGGGCCTTCGTGGAGATCTCCCGCCAGCCTCACCCCAACGGCGACCCCGGCTACAAGCTGTTCGTCATCCGCGGCTCCCCACAGCAGATCGACCATGCCAAGCAGCTGATCGAGGAGAAGATCGAGGTCTGTctgggtgtgtctgtgggtgacgtccccc
The sequence above is a segment of the Brienomyrus brachyistius isolate T26 chromosome 5, BBRACH_0.4, whole genome shotgun sequence genome. Coding sequences within it:
- the LOC125742609 gene encoding uncharacterized protein LOC125742609; amino-acid sequence: MQQLCLILMTIVLYSLFSGSRHRWAILTTHVTITLKMWSETRWENRVEALKPLRYEVSGVREALLEVRSQTKDPVVKVEAQFLAEEVGSFRFLLCTVIWYDILNEIQHLNKVLQSETMQVSVAVNLLSHAEVALQSYRATGFVAAQSSAKDLCEEMNVEEVLTQKGLRSTDRLSSYESPDEPVHNALKNLEVNFFNMVVDSAIFAVKERFQTLGDVEKKFGILSNFQSLPHQEMIEQAEALGHALSCGGQSDLDGRELAQELKNLPDLPSQTMTALELLKFIQAKQFPGIYPNLWVALWIVVTLPVTVASVESFSKSKLIKTYLRSTMCQERLSSLAVMSINPDVVGHISCDDVIEDLVGGCQQ
- the LOC125742606 gene encoding LOW QUALITY PROTEIN: far upstream element-binding protein 2 (The sequence of the model RefSeq protein was modified relative to this genomic sequence to represent the inferred CDS: deleted 1 base in 1 codon), which produces MSEYSSVPPPGAGAPLGAGGGGLKKDAFADAVQRARQIAAKIGGDTAGAPLNSSSGGGGGATESFPFAPQKRQLEDAEQPDSKKMAPQIDRDSSSLSIGAQLAAMSQRPATLTEEHKVPDSMVGLIIGRGGEQINKIQQDSGCKVQIAPESGGLPERSVALTGSPDAIEKAKMLLDEIVSRGRGTPPSAFYESTNGQSGSMQEMMIPAGKAGLIIGKGGETIKQLQERAGVKMILIQDGSQGPNVDKPLRIIGEPYKIQQARELVQEILRERDHSGFGDRNEYGSRMGGGGGMDIPVPRHSVGVVIGRNGEMIKKIQNDAGVRIQFKPDDGQGPDKVAHIMGPPDRCEHAASIINDLVQSIRVREEGQGGPPGPPGAGMPPGGRGWGRGQGNWGPPGGEVTFSIPSHKCGLVIGRGGENVKAINQQTGAFVEISRQPHPNGDPGYKLFVIRGSPQQIDHAKQLIEEKIEGPLCPMGPGPGGPGPAGPMGPYNPNPYSPGPPGGPPHGGPPGGHQYPPQGWGNAYQQWQPPAPHDPSKVGDPNAAWAAYYAQYYQQPGGGAMPSPAPSAPAGAPAPADQSQGAAGPGGQPDYTKAWEEYYKKMAQTGGTAASPAPAGAQQDYSAAWAEYYRQQAAYYGQPGQGAPQPAAPQQGQQTQ